The Polyangium mundeleinium genome contains the following window.
TGCGTCGGCGACCGGTTCGACGCGGGGCTGCTCGCGCACCTGCTCGGGCAAGAAGCGGTGATGGTCAGCGCCCTCTTGGCGGAGGCGTCACGCGAGGGGCTGGTGGTGCACGAGGGCGATCGGGCGCACGAGGCCTACGCCTTCGTGCACGACCGGGTGCAGCAGGCCGCGTATGAAGCGCTCACGGCCGAGGAGCGGCTCTCGCTGCACCTCTGGATCGGCCGAACGCTGCGGGCGAGGTACGGCGTCGCCTGCGCCGACGGGGAGCTCTTCGAGACGCTCTACCACCGCAACCGGGCCGCGGAGCGGCTGACCGAGGCCCAGGAAAAGCGCGATCTCGCCGAACAGAACCTGCGCGCCGGGCAACGCGCCAAGGCCAGCGCGGCCGACGCGCAGGCGGCGGCGTTCCTCGGGACGGCCGCGTCGCTGCTCGGCGAGGCGGGGTGGACCGAGGCCCCGGAGACGACCTTCGAGGTGCACCTGGTCATGGCCGAGGCGCTCTGGCTCGCGGGGCAGGTCCACGAGGGAGAGCGGCTCTTTTGGCGCTGCCTCGAACGAACGACCGACCCGCTCGACCGCGCGCGCGTGGCCAGCATCTTCATCGTGTATCTCCAGGTCGACGGCCGCTTCGCGCAGGGCATCGAGCTCGGCTTCGAGGGGATGGCTTGGCTCGGGCGCCCGCTGCCGCGGACCCCGGAGGAGCAGCAGGCGCTGTTCGGCGCGCTCATCGCCGAGATCGAGCCCGCCCTGCAGCGCATGACCGTCGAGGACTGGAAGGCGCTGCCGATGGGCACCGACCGCGCCCACGCGCTGCGGTGCAGGATCCTGGAGGTGCTGGGGCCTTGCTCCGCCTTCTGGATGTCCTCGCTGAGCCGCTGCTGCTGGCCGATGATCGTGCGGGAGACGCTGCAGCACGGGCTGACGAAGAGCTCGTTCGCCGGGTGCGTGAGCACGGCCCTGCTCCTGACGTACATCCTGGCGAAGGTGTCGCTCGGGCGCCGGCTGCACGAGGCGATGCTGGCGCTCCTCGAGCTCTACGACGTCTCGCGCGTCACCGCGCGCTTCAACAGCGCCGTGGCCTCCATGTACTGGATGCCGCCTTCGGAGGTGCGGGCGTTTTACGCGCGCGCGACGCGCACCGCCCTCGAAGAGCGTGATCTCGTGTTCGAGGCTTACTCGGAGATCCAAGGCGAGATGTTCCAGCTCCTCGCCGGCGCCGACCTCGATCGCACCGCACACGACCTCGAGCGCATGGTCTACCGCGACCAGATGGCCACGGGGTTTCGGAACGTCCTTTCCCGCTCGGTCGCCGCGCTCGCCCAGGCCCCGGCCGCGCAGACCGCCGCGCAGGCGCTCGAGGACATCACGCAGGTCGCGAAGGACACGCAATCGACGGTGTTCAGGGCCACGACGATGGCCATGGCGGGCTTCACCGGGCTCCACCTCGGCGCCGACGCGTGGGCGCTCGATACGGTCCTCGCCATCGAGCCGGACTGGCAAGTGTCGTGGGGCACGCCCATGCTCGTCGCGCTCACGCTCACGCTCTGCATCGCCGGCGCGGAGGCCCTGCCCGCCGCCCCCGCCGAACAGCGCGCGCGACGGGAGGACCGGCTCGCCTTCCACGGCGCGCGCCTCACCCTCTGGGCCGAGAGCTGCCCCGAGACCTTCGAGGCCGCGCGCCTGCTCATGGAGGCGGGCCGCGCCCGCGCCCGGGACGAGCACGACGAGGCCGGACGGCTCTACGACCAGGCCATCGAGCAGGCCCAACGCCACGATCTGATCAACGCCGAGGCGCTCGGCCTGCGCCTCGCCGGCGAGCACCGCCTCGCCCGCGGGCACCGCGCCCTCGGCCGCGCCTATCTCACGGCCGCGCACGACGCCTACCTGCGCTGGGGCGCGCGCGCGGCCGCTGCGTGGCTCGCCCAGCGTTACCCGGACAGCATCACGACGTCGGGCCGCCCGGCGCTTGGCGCCGGCGAGCCGCCGGACGCGGCATCCTTGCCGAAAAGCACGACCATCACCGCCCGCACGCTCAACGCGTCCCTGGACATCGCCTCCGTGCTGCGCGCCACGCAGGCGCTCTCCGGCGACCGCAACCTCGAATCCCTCGTCGGCCGTATGCTCCGCCTGCTCGCCGAGTACTCCGGCGCCGAGCGCGCGGTGCTCGCCCTCGTGCAAGGCGGCGAGCTCGTCCTCGCCGCCGAGCTCTCGGTCAACCCCGAGCACCTGGAGCTCTCGCTGAACGAGCCCGTCGCCGGCTCGACGCGGCTGCCGGCGACGCTGGTGCAGTACATCGCGCGCGGCAAGGAGCCGGTCGTGTGCGGGCGGGCGGCGTCCGACAGCCGCTTCGACGAGGACCCCTACCTGCTCGCCCACCGGCCCGGCTCGGTGCTGGCCGTGCCGCTCGTGCACCAGGGCCGCCTCTCCGGGGTGATGTACCTGGAGCACCCGCACGTGCAGGACGCCTTCCCTGAAGCGCGCGTCGAGCTGGTCACGCTCCTCGGCGCGCTGGCGGCGACGGCGGTGGAGAACGCCACGTTCTACACCGAGCTGTCTGCCTACAGCGAGCGGCTCGCGCGCGAGGTCGCCCAGCGCACCGCCGAGCTCGTGGCCGCCAAGGAGGCGGCCGACAACGCGAACCGCGCGAAGAGCGACTTCCTCTCCAGCATGAGCCACGAGCTGCGCACGCCGCTGAACAGCATCCTCGGGTATGCCCAGGTCCTCGGCAAGTTGCCCGCGTTGCCCCCGAAGGCCGCCGATTCGGCGCGTATCATTCACACCGCCGGCACGCACCTCTTGAACCTCATCAATGACGTGCTCGATCTGGCCAAGATCGAGGCCGGCAAGCTTCCCTTCCACCTGAGCGCCGTCGACCTCGACACGCTCCTCCGGACCGTCGCCAACCTCTGCTCGGTGCGCGCCGAACAGAAGGGCCTCTCCTTCGTGTACACGTATGTCGGCCCCAAGCAACTGGGGGTATGCGCCGACGAGAAACGCCTCCTGCAGGTGCTGCTCAACCTGCTGGGCAATGCCCTCAAGTTCACCATGCACGGCGGGGTGACCTTGCGCGTCGAGGTGCAGGAGCCGCCCGAGGATCATCGGCGCGCCGTGCGCTTCCAGATCGAGGACACGGGCCCCGGCATCGCCCCCGAGCACCTGTCGCGGATCTTCGAGGCCTTCGAGCAGGTCGGTGATCCGAGACAGCATACCGAAGGCTCGGGGCTCGGGCTTGCCATTACCAAGGAGCTCGTCGAGCGAATGGGAGGCCACATCGAGGTCCACAGCCAGCTCGGCCAAGGCTCCGTGTTCACGGTGACGCTCCGCCTGCTCGAGGCGACCTCCGTCCAAGGGAGCGCGGGGTTGTCGTGGGAGACCATCCTCGGGTACGAGGGCAAACGCCGCTCGATCCTCGTGGTCGACGACAACGCCGACAACCGCGCGCTCCTGCGCGACCTGCTCCAGCCGATTGGCTTCGAATGGCTGGAGGCCGAGAGCGGCGAGCGCGCGCTCGTGCTCACCCGCGAGCGGACGCCGGACGTCATCCTCATGGACCTGGCGATGCCCGGCATGGATGGGTACGAGGCGACCCGGCGCTTGCGGCAAAGGCCCGAGCTCGCCCGGACCGCGATCATCGCTTCGTCCGCCAGTACGTCGGAGGCGGAGCGGCGCACGAGCCTCCGCGCGGGATGCGACGACTTTTTGCCCAAACCCGTACAGGCCGGCGCGCTCTTGGAGCTGCTCCGCGCGACGCTTCAGCTCGAATGGGTGCGCCGCGCGGAGCAGGGCGTGGCCGCGCCCCGAGCCCCCAGAAACGATGCGGAGATCCACGCGCTCACGCCGCCGCCGGCCGAGGAGCTCGGGCGGCTCCTCGACCTGGCAGAGAGAGGGCTCGTCAGCCGGGTCCTCGGCGAGCTCGAC
Protein-coding sequences here:
- a CDS encoding AAA family ATPase, which codes for MAYVVGEILYTGTDMRIARAAEAKSGAQVVLKLPYGDLPSQRALEELRHEYAVLRALEVPGVIRALGLEEHDRKPVLVLSSWGDTSLARVLDEGPLPVGVAMRLAATLARSLGEVHRRGILHRDIKPHNILVDAERTQTCLIDFELATWWTPTLAEPMSTEAVSGTLAYMAPEQTGRMNRAPDARADLYALGATLYQMLTGALPFDATDPLSLIHAHIARSPVPPHERAPERGIPEAVSAIVLKLMAKSPEDRYQTASGAAWDLERAARAWVETGTVAPFPLAKRDWDDRVRAPSRLFGREHETAALAALFDQACAGATVLSLVAGPSGVGKSALVQTLQGEVRARRGLFAAGKFDQLQRSTPYAAVAQALRSVVRRRLSDPAEVLERWRLAFQEAAGPNGQILVELMPELLHILGEPKPLVELGPMEEKLRFQATVLRFVRTLATVEHPLVLFIDDLQWADAASLSLLGELLKEPEGQHLLVVGAYRDEAVGPEHPLHALLLAPAAPGAATARIVLSPLDEEAVAAMVADMLDRPVPEVEELARLIKDKTDGSPFFVGQFLQLLHERKLLVRDAETGRWQWQRDAIERAGITDNVVSLLTRRLQRLSPELRRALQTAACVGDRFDAGLLAHLLGQEAVMVSALLAEASREGLVVHEGDRAHEAYAFVHDRVQQAAYEALTAEERLSLHLWIGRTLRARYGVACADGELFETLYHRNRAAERLTEAQEKRDLAEQNLRAGQRAKASAADAQAAAFLGTAASLLGEAGWTEAPETTFEVHLVMAEALWLAGQVHEGERLFWRCLERTTDPLDRARVASIFIVYLQVDGRFAQGIELGFEGMAWLGRPLPRTPEEQQALFGALIAEIEPALQRMTVEDWKALPMGTDRAHALRCRILEVLGPCSAFWMSSLSRCCWPMIVRETLQHGLTKSSFAGCVSTALLLTYILAKVSLGRRLHEAMLALLELYDVSRVTARFNSAVASMYWMPPSEVRAFYARATRTALEERDLVFEAYSEIQGEMFQLLAGADLDRTAHDLERMVYRDQMATGFRNVLSRSVAALAQAPAAQTAAQALEDITQVAKDTQSTVFRATTMAMAGFTGLHLGADAWALDTVLAIEPDWQVSWGTPMLVALTLTLCIAGAEALPAAPAEQRARREDRLAFHGARLTLWAESCPETFEAARLLMEAGRARARDEHDEAGRLYDQAIEQAQRHDLINAEALGLRLAGEHRLARGHRALGRAYLTAAHDAYLRWGARAAAAWLAQRYPDSITTSGRPALGAGEPPDAASLPKSTTITARTLNASLDIASVLRATQALSGDRNLESLVGRMLRLLAEYSGAERAVLALVQGGELVLAAELSVNPEHLELSLNEPVAGSTRLPATLVQYIARGKEPVVCGRAASDSRFDEDPYLLAHRPGSVLAVPLVHQGRLSGVMYLEHPHVQDAFPEARVELVTLLGALAATAVENATFYTELSAYSERLAREVAQRTAELVAAKEAADNANRAKSDFLSSMSHELRTPLNSILGYAQVLGKLPALPPKAADSARIIHTAGTHLLNLINDVLDLAKIEAGKLPFHLSAVDLDTLLRTVANLCSVRAEQKGLSFVYTYVGPKQLGVCADEKRLLQVLLNLLGNALKFTMHGGVTLRVEVQEPPEDHRRAVRFQIEDTGPGIAPEHLSRIFEAFEQVGDPRQHTEGSGLGLAITKELVERMGGHIEVHSQLGQGSVFTVTLRLLEATSVQGSAGLSWETILGYEGKRRSILVVDDNADNRALLRDLLQPIGFEWLEAESGERALVLTRERTPDVILMDLAMPGMDGYEATRRLRQRPELARTAIIASSASTSEAERRTSLRAGCDDFLPKPVQAGALLELLRATLQLEWVRRAEQGVAAPRAPRNDAEIHALTPPPAEELGRLLDLAERGLVSRVLGELDRLEASDARLGPWIGEVRAVAKNFQTKRLRSLLRTQLDATSQRVRA